A section of the Alligator mississippiensis isolate rAllMis1 chromosome 8, rAllMis1, whole genome shotgun sequence genome encodes:
- the LOC132252228 gene encoding G-protein coupled receptor 12-like yields MLQPAAAAEQLNGSAGPPLPTGPSSANASSPLPSPSPGGGVSPWDIALCATGAAAAGENGLVLGVLLSAPGPRAPALLLIGSLALADLLAGLGLVLNFAVRYALRPPSEAWALGAAGLLLGAFSASAGSLLAITLDRYLSLRHALTYHAERTRPSTCALLLLLWLACAAAALPPALGWHCLRRPAGCSVLRPVTRPHAAALAGAVLLLYALMLQLYARMVRVARRHAQQIAVQRRCLPPARPRGLCAAALVLGALALCWLPFAVYALVADARAPALYTYCLALPAAAHSLLNPLLYAFRHPEVQRALGSACCAPAASSDV; encoded by the coding sequence ATGCTGCAGCCGGCCGCCGCCGCGGAGCAGCTGAACGGCTCGGCCGGGCCGCCGCTGCCCACGGGCCCGAGCTCGGCCAACGCGTCGTCGCCGTTGCCGTCGCCGTCGCCGGGGGGCGGCGTGAGCCCGTGGGACATCGCGCTGTGCGCCACGGGCGCGGCGGCCGCCGGCGAGAACGGGCTGGTGCTGGGCGTGCTGCTGTCGGCGCCGGGGCCGCGGGCGCCCGCGCTGCTGCTCATCGGCTCGCTGGCGCTGGCCGACCTGCTggccgggctggggctggtgctcaaCTTCGCCGTGCGCTACGCGCTGCGGCCGCCCAGCGAGGCGTGGGCGCTGGGCGCCGCGGGGCTGCTGCTCGGCGCCTTCTCGGCCTCGGCCGGCAGCCTGCTGGCCATCACGCTGGACCGCTACCTGTCGCTGCGCCACGCGCTGACCTACCACGCGGAGCGCACGCGGCCGTCCACCtgcgcgctgctgctgctgctgtggctggcgtGCGCGGCCGCCGCGCTGCCCCCGGCGCTGGGCTGGCACTGCCTGCGGCGGCCGGCGGGCTGCAGCGTGCTGCGGCCCGTCACGCGGCCCCACGCGGCGGCGCTGGCGGGCGCCGTGCTGCTGCTCTACGCGCTCATGCTGCAGCTGTACGCGCGCATGGTGCGCGTGGCGCGGCGGCACGCGCAGCAGATCGCGGTGCAGCGCCGCTGCCTgccgcccgcccggccccgcgggcTCTGCGCCGCCGCGCTGGTGCTGGGCGCGCTGGCgctgtgctggctgcccttcGCCGTGTACGCGCTGGTGGCCGACGCCCGCGCGCCCGCCCTCTACACCTACTGCCTGGCGCTGCCCGCCGCCGCGCACTCGCTGCTCAACCCGCTGCTCTACGCCTTCCGCCACCCCGAGGTGCAGCGCGCCCTGGGCTCGGCCTGCTGCGCGCCCGCCGCCTCCAGCGACGTGTGA